The sequence GCTCCGTCCCGTCCACCGTCACCCGCCCGGGGCCGCCCACGTTCAACACCCCGGCCTCGCGCCGCTCCAGGAAGAGCTCCGCCGCCATCTCCGGCGGGGCCTCCAGCCGGATCTCCCCGCCCGTGGGCACGATCCCCCCCACCACCACGCGGTCCAGGTCCACGAAGCGCAGCGTCGCCTCGCCCGGCCGGAACAGCTCCCGCAGGAGGAAGCGCTCCCGCAGCTCGTCGGTGTCCATGCGCCGGGCCTGCTCAGGACTGGCTAGATAATGCATCCGTATCTCCGTATCAGCGGTCCACTCACGTACTCACGCACTCACGTACTTTCGCACTCCCCCTCACCTCGCCATCCACCCCCCGTCCACCACCAGCACGTGCCCGTTCACGTAGTCGCTCGCGCCGGAGGCCAGGAAGACCACCGCGCCGCACAGGTCCTCCGGCGTGCCCCAGCGGCCGGCGGGGATGCGGGCCAGGATCTGCCCGGCGCGGTCGGGATCGTCGCGCAGCGCCTGCGTGTTGTCGGTGGCGAAGTAGCCGGGGGCGATGGCGTTCACCTGCACGCCGGAGCGCGCCCACTCGTTGGCGAGGGCCTTGGTGAGCCCGGCCACCGCGTGCTTGCTGGCGGTGTAGGCGGGGACGGTGATCCCCCCCTGGAAGGAGAGGAGCGAGGCCACGTTGACGATCTTCCCCGAGCCGCGCTCCACCATGCTCCGGCCGATGCGCTGCGAGAGGAGGAAGACCGAGTCCAGGTTGGTGCGCAGGACCAGGTCCCACTCCTCCGCGGGGTGCTCGGCGGCCGGGTGCCGGCGGATGGTCCCGCCGTTGTTGACCAGGACGTCGATGGGGCCCGCCAGGCGCTCGGCCTCGTCCGCCATGGCGAGCACGGCCTCGCGGTCGGCGAGGTCGGCCTCCACCTGCCAGGCCCGGCGCCCTGCCGCGCGCACGAACGCGCAGGTCTCGTCTGTCCCGCAGCGGCGGGTGCTGGCGCAGACCACGTCCGCGCCGGCCTCCGCGAGCGCCACGGCGACGGCCTGCCCGAGGCCGCGGCTGGCCCCGGTCACCAGGGCGCGCCGGCCGCGCAGGGAGAACATCCCCGCCGGGGTCAACGGCCCAGCTCCAGCGCGGCGAGGATGAACGGCCCCACGCCCTTGTAGTCGTCGGTCACCACCGGCTCGCTGACGTAGTAGGCGTACGAGCCGTCGCGGTACGAGCCGTCCTTGCGCAGGTTGCCGCCCAGCC is a genomic window of Longimicrobiaceae bacterium containing:
- the kduD gene encoding 2-dehydro-3-deoxy-D-gluconate 5-dehydrogenase KduD; this encodes MTPAGMFSLRGRRALVTGASRGLGQAVAVALAEAGADVVCASTRRCGTDETCAFVRAAGRRAWQVEADLADREAVLAMADEAERLAGPIDVLVNNGGTIRRHPAAEHPAEEWDLVLRTNLDSVFLLSQRIGRSMVERGSGKIVNVASLLSFQGGITVPAYTASKHAVAGLTKALANEWARSGVQVNAIAPGYFATDNTQALRDDPDRAGQILARIPAGRWGTPEDLCGAVVFLASGASDYVNGHVLVVDGGWMAR